In one window of Clostridia bacterium DNA:
- the metK gene encoding methionine adenosyltransferase, whose product MLERRFFTSESVTEGHPDKVCDQIADAVLDALLGNDQGARVACEVCATTGLVLVMGEVTCKCYVDIPAIVRNTVREIGYTRAKYGFDADNCAVLVTIGEQSQDISMGVDRALEVRTASTCSGTGACSVSADELEMTGAGDQGMIFGYATRETPELMPLPITLAHNLAKELARIRKADILTYLRPDGKTQVTVEYAGNEPVRVDTVVVSAQHAENVPHETIVSDITDMVIRTVIPEGMMDKKTRILVNPTGRFEKGGPSADSGLTGRKIIVDTYGGMARHGGGAFSGKDPTKVDRSAAYAARHVAKNLVAAGVADECEVQVAYAIGVARPVSIAVDTRGTGADGMPDWRIKDIVEKLFDLRPKAIIDGFRLRRPIYRQLAAYGHFGRPELDLPWERLDMVDEIRKHM is encoded by the coding sequence GTGTTAGAGAGACGGTTCTTCACGTCGGAGTCGGTCACTGAGGGACACCCGGATAAGGTGTGCGACCAGATTGCAGACGCGGTCCTTGATGCACTGCTCGGAAATGACCAAGGCGCGAGAGTGGCCTGCGAGGTGTGCGCCACAACAGGGCTTGTCCTCGTTATGGGGGAGGTCACATGCAAGTGCTATGTGGACATCCCGGCAATAGTAAGGAACACGGTCCGAGAGATCGGATACACAAGGGCGAAGTACGGGTTTGACGCCGACAACTGCGCGGTGCTGGTGACCATCGGCGAGCAGTCGCAGGACATATCTATGGGTGTGGATAGAGCTCTTGAGGTGCGGACGGCGTCCACGTGCAGCGGAACTGGGGCCTGCTCGGTCTCAGCCGACGAGCTGGAGATGACTGGCGCCGGCGACCAGGGCATGATATTCGGATACGCCACCCGCGAGACTCCAGAGTTGATGCCCCTTCCGATCACTCTTGCCCACAACCTTGCGAAGGAGCTTGCGCGAATCCGAAAGGCCGATATTCTCACCTACCTCAGGCCGGACGGGAAGACTCAGGTGACAGTGGAGTATGCTGGCAACGAGCCTGTGAGGGTTGATACCGTGGTGGTCTCTGCCCAACATGCGGAGAATGTACCACATGAAACCATAGTCTCCGACATAACCGACATGGTGATCCGCACCGTTATTCCCGAGGGCATGATGGATAAGAAGACCAGAATACTTGTGAACCCCACTGGAAGGTTTGAGAAAGGCGGACCATCTGCTGACTCTGGCCTCACTGGCAGGAAGATAATTGTGGATACATACGGCGGCATGGCCAGGCACGGCGGCGGAGCGTTCTCCGGGAAAGACCCTACCAAAGTCGACAGGTCTGCCGCGTATGCCGCGAGGCACGTCGCGAAGAACCTGGTTGCAGCGGGTGTCGCGGATGAATGCGAGGTTCAGGTGGCATACGCCATCGGCGTGGCGCGACCTGTCTCGATCGCCGTTGACACCAGGGGAACAGGAGCAGACGGAATGCCGGACTGGCGCATCAAGGACATCGTCGAGAAGCTGTTTGACCTGCGTCCAAAGGCGATCATAGACGGCTTCCGCCTCAGGCGCCCGATATATCGGCAGCTGGCGGCGTATGGCCACTTCGGCAGGCCTGAGCTTGATCTGCCGTGGGAGCGGCTCGACATGGTGGATGAGATAAGGAAGCACATGTAG